TCCACCGCAATGTTCTGAATGAGTATGTTGTTGGCGAGAAATGGGTTAATCAGGGGCGCCGGCAGGTTGACAAGACAGTTGTTGAGTGGCCTGAACACCACGGTTACCTCCTGTGAGTCCATAATGAGCGGATTTGAATTTTCCCCGAATTATTTGACCCGCTTTAAATACCACTTGGTGCTCGGTTTACCTAAATTGGATCATTTTGTCGATAAGGGTCGATTGGCGGTCGAGTGAAAAATCCGCGTCGACAAAACAAACCATAGTAAATTTTATTATTCTCGTGTCATGCCGGCCAAGGGGTGGAAAAAAGATGGCGATGACTCGAATTTCGAGACGGCAGCCGACAACGAGAAAGTTTCCATTGAGTCGATGCTGTTTCCCAAAGCCACAGTGCACAAGGTGGCGAAACACGTCCTGTCGCAGTCGGAAACCAACATGATCCTCGCGAAAGAGTCGCAGACCGTTTTGCAACGCGGGTCGGTGCTATTTGTGAACTACTTGTACCATCACGCGAAACAGGTGGCGAAGGAGCAAGGACGCAAAGTTGTCAACGCGAACGACGTGCTTGCCGGCCTCGAGCGCGCCCAGTTTGCCGGATTTGTGCCCGCTCTGAgtgaggagctggaaaaattcaactTACGCAAGGAACAtaagaaaaagaagaaggacgagatcaacgAGCCGGATGATGAACAGGAAAACGAGAACAAGCGGGCAAAGGTggacgtggacgaggcaATGACCGAGGACGTTCCGGACACGACTCAGGACGATGCAACCGCCGAAGCCACGGAAGCAGGCGAGGACACTGAGGAAGCCGAGGAAGATGCCGAGGGTGACGAGGCGCCTACGCTGACCGCGTCGCAGCGTTTGCAGCAGGAGATGAAGGAGCTCGAGGGAGACGAGCCTACAGAAACGGCCGAATCGGAAAACGAAGGGTAGAATTATATTGCATTAGATTGTCTTCTGGTGGGGCTGAGACGGTTTAGAAGGATGGAGACATCTCGTGTAGAATGGCAGGCCGCACTCGAGGCCGACAAATAGATATATCACGAAAAGGACGACGGTGCTGACAAGAACGATGAATTTGATGTTTGACCACCAGAGTTTGCGCTTTACCATCACAGTTCTTCTGCGGAACGAGCCAGCAGAGGAGTTGAGATTGTTGGTTTTGTTAATGAGCGAGTTGAGGTTTTCGCCCCTGTTGAGGATGCGGTCGATGTTTTCGGACATGAGATCTCGAATTTCGTCTAGTTCGTTAGTTGTGGTGGCTCCGTAGTTGGCCGTCAACTGCCGCAGCTTGAGTTCATGATCCACAATCAGATCGCGCATCCTGTTCTTAAATTCGTAACTGAGCGTGCCGTCTTCCGTTTGATAGAAGTGCGTCAAATACTCCTCcatgattttctccatgAGATTGTAAACGAAGCGATCGAGCATGCGATCATTGCAAAGAGCCACGATTGTAATTAAGTtgttatttttcatcagttTCTTGTGGTAGTAGAGCATCAGGTTCGTGAGCACGTTGCGTGGAGTCGTCCCATGCGAACCCGTCACACCCATTACTACGTTGTCCGCCAGTTTGAGGCTGTTGATTCTTGTCTCCTGGACAGAATTGATCACCCCCAGATTCTTCGACACAAGCTCCGAATAGTTTACATTCAGCTTGCTCGTAAGATTGACATTGTCGTAGGTGTATAGCGTTGTGGAATTCAGGCTCAGCGCAGCGTAGTAGACGCTGCTGTCGAGCTCTTGCTCAAGGCTCATGCAAATAAATAATCAATTTAATCACGTAATCAAAATAGCTGTGCATTTATATACATTTTACACAGGCATTTGGTAGTGCAGATCAGTGAAGTCGGAGACCAGAAGCACCTCCAGCGGCCCAGACGTAGTCACCGTCAACGTCCCCTCGACCTTGTCGACTCCAGCCACTCGTTTTGGAGAGAGCCGTTTTATAGCGTAGATTTGGTCCGTTTCGAGGTCGCAGGCTATGGCGAACCACGTTTCCCGCTGCGGCTTCGAAAACTTCGGACAATACACCTTGAAATCGCGATTCAGGGGAGGGTTCGAGTGCACCAGCTCGACGTGGATCTCCTTGTCTGTCTTCACAGCCTTGTATTTGCCAACAGGAAGAGTCGAGACAATCTTTTTAAACTGGTCGTAATTCTTCGGTTTCAGCCGGTGAGccaattttttcagctctcCGGTTTGCTCGCCGGCTTTCTGGAGCAATGAAACCGGTGGCAGTCCTGTGAATTCGCCATCGTTGTCTGTTTTTTCCCAGTCATTTGCTCTTAGGCCAGGCAAAGTGTAAATAaagtcctcgtcaaacCAGATTGCCTGCTTCACGCACTGCATCAGTCTGATCAGCATCAACACCGTTGACAGGTAGCCCAgctctgctgctgcatcgATATATGCCTGCAATATACGCAGACTCTGatccagcacagaaacGGTGTCCTGAGAGTAGTCTGCAATTGGCAGCTCGATTCTCGAGAAATAGGCCTGCAGCAGTAGGAACGCCTTGATGTGCGGGTCCCAGATGAACTCCGCATTTTCCATGTCGTTGGCAGGATAGCGCATCTGCTGCGACAGCTCCATGTTGATCAACTCCTCGCCGTGGCGTGTTGGCAGCTCGTCATACTCGGTGGCTTCGGCCAGCCATCTTAGACACTGGCGGAATGAGGCTTTGGGAACAACAGATTTGAGCAAGTTGCGCAACGTTTTGTGCGACAAGTAATAGTACGAGGCTATCTGGAGGAATGGCGTTGGTTTTAACTTGTCGGAGTATGAAATCACACATTTGGATTCCTTCAAGTTCTCAATAGAATTATCGATCAGGTCGCTCAAAAACTTGCTTATTCCCTCGGTGCTGTTATCGGTAATTCCGTAGTATGTCGGGTTATGGTGAGCTCTTCTATACAGGAACGTCCAGGTGAGGAACTCAACCGCGTCCTGTCTGGTTTTGATAGTTCCTGCCGAAATCTCAGCTCCCAGGTGGTTATCCAGCACTTTGTGGAGCGACGACTCAACTGGGAACCCGACATTGAGAAAATGCTTGTAAAACTGTTTTTTCGATTCCTTGGTGAACACAATAGCCACACCGCTGGTGTCAAAAGCCGGTCTTCCTGCTCGCCCCATCATCTGCAAAATGTCCGTCAGGTCCATGTCTCTGTAACCCTCGATTTTGGCATCGAAAAACTGCGTGCCCTTGATGATCACCAGATACGCAGGCAAGTTGACTCCCCAGGCGAGTGTGGACGTGGCAACCAGAATCTGGATCTTGCtctgctcaaacagcttgtGCGAGATCTGCCGGTCGCTCTCGACCAAACCGGCATGGTGCAGCCCTATACCAAACTGCAGAGACAGTTTCAGCGTTTCGTCTTTGACTTTTGGCAGAATCTGCTGAAGCTCTGTGTCGTCCATCTTCAGGAACCGTCTTGGGTTTTCCTCCATTCCACAAAGATGAATTAGGTCCAGCGCAGTCAGTCGGGTCTGTCTTCGCGAGGCAACAAAAATGAGAACTGGTTTTTGCGGTGAGTGCTGTTTGATGGCCATGAAGGCTGGCTTGTTCATCGTTTTCATCAGCGGACAGAAAGCCAAGTTGTCAGGGAACCCATCAATATACATCTGCAAGGGCACCGGCCGCACGCTGGGCGGGAAATTAAACAGACCTTCCCTCACACCCAGCCAGCCGGCCATGTCCATGGCGTTGGAAATGGCAGTCGACAGACCAAGGAGCCGGATAGGCTTTTTAGTGAAGGACGAGACAAAGTTCATTCTGCTCACGATGATCTCCAAAATTGGACCTCTGTCGCTCGCCAGCAGATGAATTTCATCCATAATCACAAGCGAAACGTCCTGCACAAATTTCCGTGTCTGCCAGTTACGAGAAATACCGTCAAATTTCTCTGGAGTGGTGATAATTATGTCGGCCTCGCGCACCTCGCGCGCCTCCGGCAGCGAGTCTCCCGTCATTTCCACCACTTTGTGCTTTGTATTCCTCGAAATGCGCTCTCTCCAGTCGTCAACCCGCTCTCTAACCAGAGCTTTCATTGGCGCAATATACACCACCTTGGACCCAGGAAACTCGTTGAAAGCGTGCCAGatggccagctcggcaacCACGGTCTTTCCAGACCCTGTCGGCGAGCCGACAAACACGCTGGAGTTGGTGTTGTACAGCGTGTGGAACACCATTGTCTGCATCGGGTTGAAATAGTGAAATTTAGCTCCGTAGATACTCTCGATCTCCTGGTTGTGCAGAGCGGTGATCGGAAGCGGTTGCAGCCGCAAAAGCTTGGTCTGGATAGTCTCGTTGTGTggcttgatcagctgctggaaagagACCGCATGAACGGTCTCAGACCCAATCCAGCTGTCGCTGAGGGCCCGGACCACGATCTGTGGTGGGGGCGGGTCGCTGAGCGGGATCATAAAGTCCATCTCGTGCGGCGCGTTCATCTGCCGCTTGCTCAGCAAGAACTTCTCAAAGTGCAATATCGAACCCTTGTCGCTCTCCTCCACCAGAAGCCAGAATATCTGGACGTTGCCGTGCGTCTCAAAATGCCACGCAAAATCCGGCTCTATGGTCACGTGCACACGCATCACGTTTGTCGTCACGGGAAAAACCTCGGCGTCCACCAGCACGTACGGGAACCGGCCCACGAGTCTGTACAGAATAGGCCCCATTTTGGCGTTGTGCACGAGGTCTCCGAGCTCAGCCGCGCTCATTTCGCGCAGCGTCTCCATCGACGGGCTGTGTGCCTCGATGTTGCGGTGGATCTGCTGCGGGAGCTCAAACTGTCGCATTGGGTGGTTAAATGACCagagctgtttctcgatAGATTTGCAGATGGACAGCATCACACGCGCAAAAACGCCCCACCGGCGGTTCAAACCAATCAGAAACAGCGCGCGGCAGATTCTCGCAGCGTTCTGTGCCACGTAGTTCGCGTCTGAGATCAGCGCAGAGTCTTTGATCGCAGCCCGAGAAATGTACGCCTGCAGCAAAATGTTAGACTTGCCCTGTGCGGAAGCCACCTCTGCAGCAATTTCGCACGCTGTCTTGTCGGttttgagctgctccagctccttggaCTCCTCCTCGCGGAACTTGATGTTGTCAAACTCCGAGCTCATTGCGATAATACTCAGCACGTCCGCCTCGGTGGCCTTGGGGCTCATCATCTGGTTGAAAATCTCGACCGACTCATTCAGCAGGTAGAAATCAGACGCAACGCGGCCCAGGTCCTTCGGAATGAACGCACCAGACCGTTCGTCAAATATAATCATCTGCAACGAGTGAAGTTTTTTGGCAGCATCGATAATCATGTCACGTCTTttctgcaccagcagcggGTCTTTGGCAAGCTCCTGCCAGTCTATTCCGTACGCAAACGGGTTCTGTTTCATCCGAACGTACATGTACGTGTAGCCCAGCCACTGGACCCcctcgtcgatgttggTGACGGTACCCAAGGAGATCTCTGCGTTCAGATTGTCCACTAATTTGGCAGACAGCTTTGATTCGATCGGATGCTGTTGCAAGAGAAGCGAAATGTAGtggtccagcttgtcgctAGTGGTGCACAGAATGCCAATACCGTGACTCTCGAACTGCGGTCTGCCGGCACGGCCGAAAATCTGGATCACGTCGGAAATGCCCAGATCCACAAAGCCACCGGCTTTTGAGTCGTACACCTGCGTACCCTTCACGATGACCACGGCAGCAGGTAGGTTGACACCCCACGCAAGCGTGGCCGTGCAACATAGCACCTTGATCGCCCCGGAGAGAAACATTTTCTCGGTCAGGTTTCTGTCACTCCGCAACATTCCCGCATGGTGGACACCAAACCCGTATTGGAACAGCTCTCGAAGGTCTTTATTTTTATTCTTGCTCATCTCTCGCTCAAAGAAGTTGTGTTTTGGAGTGCCAGAGCAGTCAAAGAGCCATGTCTCATCGTTTTCGCCGGCCatcttgatgaagttgCGCGCAGTGTTGACCGTGTCTTTTCTCGAATGCACAAAAACCATTACTTGGTGGCCTCtttccaccatctccaccagcttccTGTACGCCGTCTTGTCAAGCTTGTCGCGTGACTGCATGCTTCCCGCCTTGGCCCTCACTCCAatcagctgctgttccaaCGGAACCGGACGGAACGACTGGTCAAAGTAGAACATTCCGACCTGACGGTTGACTCCCAGAAAGTCTGCAACGTCCACAAAATTTGGAAGCGTGGCAGAAAGACCAATAACGCGGATCATCGACTGCGAACTCTCCACCTGCCGTAGCGTCCTGGCAACCAAAGTCTCAATCACAGATCCTCTGTCCTCGTGCAACAGATGGACCTCGTCTATGATTAGCAGCTTCACCTTCTCAACCAGTTCACTGTCGCCGGTCGACTTCCGTGTCACCACGTCCCATTTCTCGGGCGTCGTGACGATGATCTGAGTCGTCATGATCTCAGCCTTTGTGAGCTGCATGTCTCCAGTGAGTTCTCTGACTTGTATTCCGAGCCACGCTAATTTTTGGCTAAACTTCTCGACAAtttctgctgccaaagctTTTAGCGGAGCAACATAGACAATTTTAAACTCGTCGTAATCTATGTCTGCCTGCACACGGTCGCCATCCTCTGACTCTGTTAGGAACTGCTTAATTGTGTGCAAAATGGCCAACAACGCGACATCCGTCTTTCCCGCACCGGTTGGAGCACAAACCAGCATGTTTTCGTTCGTCTCGTATGCAACCGGATATATTAGCGATTGCATGCGATTGAGAGTCTTGTACCCTTTGAACGTGCCTTGGCAAAGGTAATCCAGTGTCTTCACCGGGATGTACACCTCTTTGAATTTTGACGCCTTTTTCTCAGACTTGGGGATAATGATCTCCTCGTAGTTTTCATAGGAGTTCCTCGTGGTCCCGAACGGGAGACTATATTTTTTGCCAGTGAACGAAACGACATTGCCCGCATCATGCACTCGGAAAACATGCGGATATTGCTGTTTGGTCTGCTCCCATTCCAGTTTAGCGTTCTTTGACTCTTTGCGGTTTTCGTTTGCTTGTTGTCGGATCTCTTGTTCGCTCATCAGTTGAAGCATCTTTGTCTGCTTTCTCTTTTCGTCGAGAATGGCATCCTTGTTTTGCAAAATCTTTGATATCAGGTCAAATTCTCCATAACCTAAAAGATCAAACAGTCCCGACTCGATGTGCGAATCATTGTCTGACTCAAGGATCGAAAGTATGCTTTCCACCATTTGTTCGGCATTTTCAGGGTTGATTCGCTCACAATCGCTTCTAACCTCAGAAAGAAGCGCGCcagcctcctcctcttcagTATCCTCGGTCGATTCGTCGTCAAGCTCTATCTCAGCACAATTTTCAAACTGTTTGAGTAAATCAGTCACCTGCCTGGAAACGTCTATTTTTGAGTTTCCATCGCCGATATTCGGCACCTTAAAACCTGTCTCCTCATCACCCAAATTCAAGCGGTTCAGCGTCTCAATCATAGGCTGCATTGCCTGCAGATACGACGACGTAGACGAGACATTATAAGAAGacataaaaaaattaattttatttttctccCTGTATAACAATTAACAAAAACCAAAATTACAGATCGAACTGACCATTCACAAAATCGTCGTCTACGTCCATATCATCCTGCgcctcctcttcgtcttcctGGCTCTCTTCGTCAATGACTTCCTCCTCGGGTGGAAGATTTGGATTGCCAGGAATCAAAGAACCGTATGCCGGCTTGTAGGAGTTGCCCAGCCTCTTGCCCATGCTGTGACTGTTGAGATGGTCAAACATCATCGAATCGTCAACATACGTAAATCCTTTGAAGTTCTCTTGGACAACAGAGGACAATGGCGTTCCCATCATGAACTGTTTGTTGATGACAGACGTGGAGGCATTTGTGAATTCCGGATCAAAGTTCGAAGTGTCTAGTTCGTTTGCAATGTGCGGGATAAATGGTGGAGggatcttcttctgtttgagaagaacCCAGTCGATGTCATTAAAGAAAGGGTGAGCTCTGAGTTCTCTAGCGTCATTAATAGCTCCCAGTCTGTGACGAGGGTTTCTGTTAAGTAGACCCTTCACAAACGATCTACCTTCGGGCGATAAGACTTCCTTCGGGAACCGaacttttccaaaagcaaTGTTTTTGTACATTTGCTGGGTGTTATCCGCATAGAACGGAGACCATCCACAGCACATTTCGAAAATCAGAACACCAAGCGACCAGAAATCGACCATTTTCGTGTACCCAGATTCGTCCAATAAAACTTCAGGAGCAAGGTACTCGGTTGTTCCACAAAAGGTATTGGTGGTGCCGTTGGATGCCAGATTGGCCTTGGATAGGCCGAAGTCACACAGAGCAATGTGTCCATTGGCATCCAAGAGAATATTTTCCGGTTTTAAGTCCCTGTAGACGATATCGTTATCGTGGAGATGCTCCAAAGCCAGAACCAGCTCTGCGATATAAAACTTGGCTCTCTCCTCGGTGAATCGTCCTTCCTTTTGcaaatgccaaaaaagCTCTCCTCCAGACATGTAGTCGGTAACGAGGTAGAGATCGACAGGCGTTTGGAACGAGAATTTGAGACCCACGATGAACGACGAGTCTGCGCTGGAGGTGCGCACCAAAATGTCTCTTTCTCCAATCGTGTGCgcaatctccttctttCTGACAATAACCTTTTTAGACAGCACTTTCATGGCATATATACGCCCTgtgtctttcttcttgacctGAAACACCTGGCCAAACGTCCCCTTACCCAAAAGTCGAAGAATCTCAAAATCTTCGGGACCGTATTGTCTCTTTCTGGTATTTGAGTATTCGATCTGAACTTTTATTTTGCCGCTAACAAACTCGGTGTTGATGCGGGATTTCAAATCAAACCACTGCTCTGCTCTATTTTCATGGATGGTTTGCGGCTTGATCCGGATGTGTCCCAAGAAATGGTCGTTCTGCGCAGAATCGTAAACTGAAATATCTAGCTCAGATGTTGCCCCGACAACATCGAAAATGGCCTTATGGTGCCAGACAGGGTTCGACGAACTGTAGTTGTGCGACATGATGTTAAGATTGTGCTGTGACGACGTTTGGGTCCTCACTAACGGCCGTCTCTGCGGAGGCTGATTCGAGGTCTGGTGCGGCTGTGGCTGTGCCGATGGCGGTGGCATGTCTCTGCTTTGGTCAAAGCTCTCAGGACCCTGTGTCACAAACTCAGAGCTCTCGAACGTGCAAACGACATACGGAAGCGAGTTTTCAGACGTCACGTTGAGACCCACAGCCTCGATGATGCTGACTCTGAGCTTTCCCCGTGGAATACCAGTGGACGTGTCTGTGTCGCTAGCAACAGCATATGTGGGAGTCGAGGCCGTTTCGATTGGCTGCGTCGATTGGGCAGACGTGGTTGACAGCTGCGCCGTTAAATTGCTGCTTTGTTGCGTTTGATCTAAATTGGTGAATGTCCTGTTTAGAGAGTTCTGCTCTCCCTTGATAGTGGTGCCCACAGCAAAGGAATTATCACTGAGTGCAATTGTAGGTGTTGCCGGCTGGGGGATCATCTCAGAGGGGAACGACGTCGTGCTTATTTTTGAGGCAGGCATGCTAGATTCCGATTGGCCTGCAGTATCTAACGGTTGTGGTTTCTGCTTGCCAAAGGCAAAAAATgtttttgcaaattctgACATATATCAGACTGCAAATCCTCTCTATACGAGTTGTGACACGTCCAGATGACTCTTCTTAAAGATGAGACTTGAAAATGTGCGAGGATTGAAAACAGCCAAACAAATTAGTACACTTTCCaattcttttttttttttcttcttttggTTCTGCAGTTTATTCCGAAATTACGTTTTATTGCAACCGCTATTGTTCCAATGCTGACCGTTATAATTTATCGCCAAAATGCAACATTGCCAAAACCTGGAAGCTGTGTGAGAATATCTCAAGATCTTGTATTCCATTAAGTACATGCCCTAAATATCGCACGCCTGCCAGGATAGCTTCTTATCTTATTTGATAAGAATGGCCGTCGTTGCTTTTGATCACATCTTTTTCGCTACATCTTTGCACCGCCTTAATCTGGAACTATCCGAATATTTGCAACCAACTCTCCGTTGATGGTGAGAAACCCGTTTTGCGTGTACCCAATGTTGCCATATGGATTCGATGTTCTGAGCCAACCGTAATCAACCCAGACTATGTCGTCCATCTCCAAATTGCACCCATTAATTTTGAGCAGCCTCAGCGAGCAGTTGTACTGGCCCACCTCGACAATCTGACCATATCGGTCGATTCTACCAGGCGTCAGACGTTCAAAAGTCATCCGAAGATTGTCTAGTGCCGGAAGATACAAATCTTGTGGCAAAATCGGCACAGTGGCATTTTCATCTGGTTGGTAATTTGGTCCTGCCACCACTCGGTAAATACGCGTATCTAAAACTCCCTCTAAAGATCCAATCAAGGCATCAAAATCTTCTGTTGATTGCGTTGGGAACGACACCATCCCATTAGTTCCAAAAAGATCGTAAAATGGCCCATCGATCTCGATATTGGTTGTATTTCTGTAATAAGGAGGGCTGTGCAGCGCTACTTGATACCTGTCATTCACGCGGTAGAACATTGGATACTGGAGGATCTTAGAGTGCACGAACGTGTGATCCCGTGAGAAAACCTGACATTTGGACAGCCCCAAGTAGTCTGGATCTAGAGTCAGGTTCATTTCCTGGATAATTCTGTTTGAATCTTTTTCGGTCATATACGGCTTGAGTAGCTGGTACACTTTTGGGTTAACAAATATACGCTTTCCTGGCTCCAGATTGGAAGGATATTTGACGTGGTATCTGTCCAATGCTTCCTTCATTCTTTCTGTCAATGTGATAGGTGTATAGTCCGGGAGTGCATTTTTCTCGAGTCTTAGTTTTGCAAACTGGATATCTACTTCCTGAGGCGGAGCTTGTGCAAAAAGTTTATCCCAAACCGCTTCCATAACTCCTTTCTCCGTTATTTCTGGAATCGCAATGTCCTGGTGCATATTGTACACTTTCAACTTGTCGTCAAACCAAAATGGATGTGCTTCCGTTGAAAATATCGCTGCACCGTTTTTTGTATGGAGATCATTTTCTGGGTCGAACAGCAAATACAGGTACTTGAGCGTTTCGCTTAAAACAAAGCTCTCCATCCGTGCCTGTCTGGTGCCGATTCTGATGTTGTCAATTCCTGCAAATCCGCAAGGAGCATGAAACTCTGTTTCAAAACGCTGCAAAATGGCTTCGCCAACGCGCAAAAAAAACGGGTCCTTAGTCGCTCTATAAAGGAAGTACGTCGACTCAACGAATTCAGGACGTAAGGGATACCATTCAAGAAGCACGGCGTCGTTCATCAATGCGACCTTCGTTTCCTCAAGAGACATTCCTGGCAAACTATCCAAAAGATGGTATGGCTTGGAGTTCCTGTTGGCGTAGCTCCAACGGAACCCAGAAAAATCCCATCGTTCAGGAATGGCTCCGTAAGTGTTCCACAGTTTGAAATATACCGTGTAGAAGTCAAACGCGTTCTTCAAGTCTCCAGCTAAAACCAGCAACCCAGGGAAAAATGCCCCAAGAGCATCGATCCATTCCCTGGCCGCAGCTGCATTGGAGGCATGAATGTTGGTAAAAATGCCAATTGAATTTTGTGAGTGCATGAGCAGCGCCTTGTAAGACTCTTGCCAGATGTCATTGAATATTTCATCGTCGAATAATATGGAGTATTTTAGAGCATACTCGTAAAATGAGTCGATGGACGCACCAACACCCGTGATCTGGTCCGTGAAAATGTTGGACCGCGCATCCACAGTCATTGGTAACAATCCTAGCACAGTTTTTGAAGACCACATGTTGAGGAACGTTTTTCTAGAAATGAGTTCGAAAATTGGGTCGTTGGTGAGTCGAGAGAGCAGTCCAAACTCTAAAATCAGAGAAGTAATTCCTGCCGTACATTGCTCTCTTTGCAGGCTCTTGGGTACCTTTAGCGGCCCGTACCTGAGATTTGTGCGCGGATACGGCACTCCAGACTTGTTTTCGAATGCTAGCACAAGTCTTTTTCCGAGATCGTATGccagacgaagaagaaatccGTCGTAGTTTTCGATACTATATCCTCGCCGTTCGTCGGAAGCATATAAGTGCGCACTCAATAGTCCTCCTAGGACTCTGATGGTGGTCTCAAAAACCTGGATGTTTGCGTCAATGTCAAAATTTTGATACGTGTCTCTGATCAACTGGATATTCCGTTCAAAGCCTTGCTTGTCTCCGAGCACCACGAATGCGTCCAATGTATCGAAAAGAGTTAGAGAATAGTTTCCCATCGCGTCGTTCTTCCATGTGTTGTGAATATCCTCGTAGTCGCGAGACGCAGGCTCGCAAGTGAGCGGATCCACCTCGTCATAAGGAAATCCATGGGCCATGTAGCTATTGAATCCATGATAGAATAGGCTTTTCGTGCGGTTGCGCAGGTCTTTCAAATGAAGCTCCGAAAATCCACCGTACTTCCCGGATGACGCATACGTTACCGGAAAGCAAGTGACGAGTAATTGCAACAAATATACAAGAACAACTGTCATGTCAACATTTGcgatttgaaaaaatattccagGCTGTGTAGCATACATAAAAGACCAGTGTAGCTATGCGCTTGAAGCCCCCGAGATCTTTACATTCTTCATGTGGTACGCCTGTGGACGAAAAGTCCAAAACCtatccagcttctcgttgCGCAAATTAGCCCTTTCGTACGCAGTCAACTTATTTTGGCTCCGCAAAACTATTTAACACTTCAAATTTATATAATGCCAAAACTAAAACGGAAGCAATTTCGCGTAACACAACATTGTCTCTTAGTGAGTCAAATTCACCGGCTTGCCCGCCTCCCACTCTTTTAATGCgtttttgatattttccCAAAATTTCAGCTTCACCGTTTCAAGGGCGATCGCCTCATAATCCTCTGTTTTGTAGAGCTCCTCCAG
This portion of the Ogataea parapolymorpha DL-1 chromosome IV, whole genome shotgun sequence genome encodes:
- a CDS encoding Serine/threonine-protein kinase SCH9 is translated as MSEFAKTFFAFGKQKPQPLDTAGQSESSMPASKISTTSFPSEMIPQPATPTIALSDNSFAVGTTIKGEQNSLNRTFTNLDQTQQSSNLTAQLSTTSAQSTQPIETASTPTYAVASDTDTSTGIPRGKLRVSIIEAVGLNVTSENSLPYVVCTFESSEFVTQGPESFDQSRDMPPPSAQPQPHQTSNQPPQRRPLVRTQTSSQHNLNIMSHNYSSSNPVWHHKAIFDVVGATSELDISVYDSAQNDHFLGHIRIKPQTIHENRAEQWFDLKSRINTEFVSGKIKVQIEYSNTRKRQYGPEDFEILRLLGKGTFGQVFQVKKKDTGRIYAMKVLSKKVIVRKKEIAHTIGERDILVRTSSADSSFIVGLKFSFQTPVDLYLVTDYMSGGELFWHLQKEGRFTEERAKFYIAELVLALEHLHDNDIVYRDLKPENILLDANGHIALCDFGLSKANLASNGTTNTFCGTTEYLAPEVLLDESGYTKMVDFWSLGVLIFEMCCGWSPFYADNTQQMYKNIAFGKVRFPKEVLSPEGRSFVKGLLNRNPRHRLGAINDARELRAHPFFNDIDWVLLKQKKIPPPFIPHIANELDTSNFDPEFTNASTSVINKQFMMGTPLSSVVQENFKGFTYVDDSMMFDHLNSHSMGKRLGNSYKPAYGSLIPGNPNLPPEEEVIDEESQEDEEEAQDDMDVDDDFVNGQFDL